From the genome of Desulfovibrio sp. JY:
TCCTGACCATGCCGGAGTCCATGAGCGTGGAACGCCGGGCGCTTTTGCGCGGTTTCGGGGCCGAGCTGGTGCTGACCCCGGCGACTCAGGGCATGCGCGGGGCGGTGACCCGGGCCGAAGAGCTCGTGGCCGATCTGCCCGACGCCTTCATGCCCATGCAGTTTTCCAACCCGGCCAATCCCGATGCCCATTACCGGACGACCGGCGTCGAGATCTGGGAGGACACGGACGGGCTGGTGGATGTCTTCGTGGCCGGCGTGGGCACCGGCGGGACGCTGACGGGCGTGGCCAGGGCGCTCAAGGAGCGCAAGCCGGCGGTTCGGGCCGTGGCCGTGGAACCCGCCTCCTCGCCCGTGCTTTCCGGCGGCAAGCCCGGACTGCACGCCATCCAGGGCATCGGGGCCGGATTCGTGCCCGAAGTGCTGGACATGGGCGTGGTCGACGAGATCTTCCCCGTGGAAAACGAGGCGGCCATGACCACGGCCAAACGCCTCATGCGCGAAGAGGGCATCCTGTGCGGCATCTCTTCCGGGGCCAACGCCCATGCGGCGATCACCATCGCCAAGCGTCCGGAAAACGCCGGCAAGATCGTCGTGTTCGTGGTGTGCGACACCGGCGAACGCTACCTGTCCACGTCGCTTTTCGCCGAGGAGGCCTGATCGCCGTGAGTCCCATCACCCAGCCGCCGCGCCGTAAACCTTCGCCCGTGGAGTGGGTGGCCGAGATGCTGTGCGAGGAAGCCTCCTACCGCACGGTCTACCACCGGCCCCTGCACGACGAGCCCATGCCGGCCATCAAAACCCTGGCCGAGCTCATGGAACGCCTGCGGGCCGTCATCTTTCCGGGCTATTTCGGCCATTCCGACATCACCCCGGAAAACATGCGCTTTCACATCGGAGCCAACCTCGACGCCATCTACCGGTTGCTCACCGACCAGGTGCGCCGGGGCTTCTGCTTCTTTTGCGACCTCGACGGCACGGGCGACTGCCAGGAATGCGAGGAAAAGGCCCGGCGGCTGGCCGGCGACTTCCTCATGCGCCTGCCGGAAATCCGCGAGGCCCTGGCCGAGGACGCCCAGGCCGCCTACGAAGGCGACCCGGCCTCGCGTTCGCCCGGGGAAACCATCTTCTGCTACCCGAGCCTCACTGCGCTCACCCACCACCGCGTGGCCCATGAACTGCACCTGCTCGGCGTGGACCTCATCCCCCGCATCATCACCGAAATGGCCCATTCCGCCACGGGCATCGACATTCATCCCGGCGCCACCATCGGCCGGCGGTTTTTCATCGACCACGGCACCGGCACGGTCATCGGGGAAACCTGCATTATCGGCGACAACGTGCGCCTGTACCAGGGCGTGACCCTCGGGGCGAAAAGCTTTCCCAAGGACGAGGAGGGAATGCTCGTCAAAGGCATCGCGCGCCACCCGGTCGTGGAAGACGACGTGGTCATCTACTCCGGGGCCACCGTGCTTGGCCGCATCACCATCGGCAAAGGCTCGGTGGTCGGCGGCAA
Proteins encoded in this window:
- the cysK gene encoding cysteine synthase A codes for the protein MRVADDMTQLTGHTPMVWLTRLAEGCVARVAAKLESFNPCSSVKDRIGVAMILAAERDGRVRPGTVIVEPTSGNTGVGLAFMCAVRGYKLVLTMPESMSVERRALLRGFGAELVLTPATQGMRGAVTRAEELVADLPDAFMPMQFSNPANPDAHYRTTGVEIWEDTDGLVDVFVAGVGTGGTLTGVARALKERKPAVRAVAVEPASSPVLSGGKPGLHAIQGIGAGFVPEVLDMGVVDEIFPVENEAAMTTAKRLMREEGILCGISSGANAHAAITIAKRPENAGKIVVFVVCDTGERYLSTSLFAEEA
- a CDS encoding serine acetyltransferase, whose amino-acid sequence is MSPITQPPRRKPSPVEWVAEMLCEEASYRTVYHRPLHDEPMPAIKTLAELMERLRAVIFPGYFGHSDITPENMRFHIGANLDAIYRLLTDQVRRGFCFFCDLDGTGDCQECEEKARRLAGDFLMRLPEIREALAEDAQAAYEGDPASRSPGETIFCYPSLTALTHHRVAHELHLLGVDLIPRIITEMAHSATGIDIHPGATIGRRFFIDHGTGTVIGETCIIGDNVRLYQGVTLGAKSFPKDEEGMLVKGIARHPVVEDDVVIYSGATVLGRITIGKGSVVGGNVWVTRDVPPYSRLIQQGPGGGVSCDGGGI